The genomic region ATGTTCAATTTCCCGAAGTCAGCCATATACTGGAATTTATTCGGGAATCTGAACGGGGAATCTGTCGGAAATCATGAGTGATAAAAAACTTCGAGTTGGCGTTGTCGGCGTTGGCCATTTAGGTCGCTTTCATGTTCAGAAGTATGCCGATATGGCGGATGTTGATCTGGTTGGTATTGTAGATATCAACCAGGAACAGGCTCAAGAGATAGCCAATCAATACCATACCGAGGCTTTAGCCACTGCTGAAGAGCTTTATCCGCAGGTTGATGCTGTTTCCGTGGTGGTTCCTACCGTTGATCATTGCCAAGTGGCCTCTCAGGCTCTGAACTCAGGAGTCCATGTGCTGTTGGAAAAACCTATTGCGGCCACGGTAGCGGAAGCTGAAGAACTGGTTCGTCTGGCCGAAGCAAAAAAGCGTATTTTGCAGATTGGCCATCTGGAGCGTTTTAACCCGGCTTTTGCGGCTGGATTTGAAATAACCAAACAGCCACGTTTTATTGAAGTTCATCGTTTATCTCCCTTTACTTTTCGTAGTGTTGATGTGGATGTGGTGCTGGATCTGATGATTCATGATCTGGATCTGGTGCTTTGCCTGGTGAAAAGTCCAATTTCAGAAATCTTTGCCGTCGGGGTGCCGGTACTTTCCGATCAGGTTGATATCGCTAATGTGAGAATTCATTTCACTAATGGTGCGGTTTGCAACCTGACAGCCAGCCGGGTATCAATCCAGAAGGAACGGAAAATCCGTCTTTTCCAACCGGATGTTTATATCTCAATGGATTTATCAAACTTTTCTCTGGTTCAATGTGAAAAAAAAGAGCTGGATTATTATTCTCCTATTCCTGATATTAATGTACAGAAACATGAATATCCTGAAGCTGATTCTTTGAAGTTGGAAATTAAATCATTTACACGTTCTGTTCGTGATCAAAGTGAACCGACGGTGTCCGGTGCCGATGGCCTGGCGGCATTGAAAGTAGCCTTCAGGATCAAAGAGATTATTGCTGCAGCCAGGCAGCAGTGATCAGGTTGTGACGATAAATGTCCATGAATTCAGCTGAAGATTCCCGGGATGTGGTCCATAAAGCGGTAA from Pseudomonadota bacterium harbors:
- a CDS encoding Gfo/Idh/MocA family oxidoreductase produces the protein MSDKKLRVGVVGVGHLGRFHVQKYADMADVDLVGIVDINQEQAQEIANQYHTEALATAEELYPQVDAVSVVVPTVDHCQVASQALNSGVHVLLEKPIAATVAEAEELVRLAEAKKRILQIGHLERFNPAFAAGFEITKQPRFIEVHRLSPFTFRSVDVDVVLDLMIHDLDLVLCLVKSPISEIFAVGVPVLSDQVDIANVRIHFTNGAVCNLTASRVSIQKERKIRLFQPDVYISMDLSNFSLVQCEKKELDYYSPIPDINVQKHEYPEADSLKLEIKSFTRSVRDQSEPTVSGADGLAALKVAFRIKEIIAAARQQ